The Coriobacteriia bacterium genome includes a window with the following:
- the infA gene encoding translation initiation factor IF-1 codes for MAKREDAIEMEGTVLEALPNAMFRVELDNGHKMLAHISGKMRMHYIRILPGDKVVVELSPYDLSRGRITYRFK; via the coding sequence TTGGCCAAGCGCGAAGATGCTATCGAGATGGAAGGCACCGTTCTCGAGGCTCTACCCAATGCGATGTTTCGGGTTGAGCTCGACAATGGGCACAAAATGCTTGCTCACATCTCGGGGAAGATGCGGATGCACTACATCCGCATCCTGCCGGGCGACAAGGTGGTCGTCGAGCTCTCCCCGTACGACCTCAGCAGGGGTCGGATCACGTACCGCTTCAAGTAG
- the rpmJ gene encoding 50S ribosomal protein L36 has translation MKVRPSVKKMCEKCKVIRRHGRVLVICENPRHKQRQG, from the coding sequence ATGAAAGTCAGACCTTCCGTTAAGAAGATGTGCGAAAAGTGCAAGGTCATCCGCCGCCACGGCCGGGTGCTCGTGATCTGCGAGAACCCGCGCCACAAGCAGCGGCAGGGCTAG
- the rpsK gene encoding 30S ribosomal protein S11, whose protein sequence is MAAKKKTAKTRVRRSERKNIAVGQAYIKSTFNNTIISITDPSGNVIAWKSAGQVGFKGSRKSTPFAAQLAAEQCAKLAQEHGVRKVTVFVKGPGSGRETAIRSLQAAGLEVASIQDRTPVPHNGCRQRKRRRV, encoded by the coding sequence ATGGCCGCCAAGAAGAAGACAGCCAAGACCCGGGTGCGCCGCAGCGAGCGAAAGAACATCGCTGTCGGTCAGGCGTACATCAAGAGCACGTTCAACAACACGATCATCAGCATCACGGACCCCTCGGGCAACGTGATCGCATGGAAGTCCGCCGGCCAGGTGGGCTTCAAGGGTTCGCGCAAGTCAACTCCGTTCGCGGCGCAGCTCGCCGCCGAGCAGTGCGCGAAGCTCGCCCAGGAGCACGGCGTCCGCAAGGTGACCGTGTTCGTGAAGGGTCCCGGCTCCGGCCGTGAGACCGCGATCCGCTCGCTCCAGGCCGCTGGCCTCGAGGTTGCGAGCATCCAGGATCGCACCCCTGTCCCGCACAACGGCTGCCGGCAGCGCAAGCGCCGCCGCGTGTAG
- a CDS encoding ATP-binding cassette domain-containing protein, whose product MALVARDLGYTYSAGADYRVRALRGVNLELDRGDVLVIAGATGSGKSTLLRLLAGLLEPETGVVEIDGVSPRSRSSRGRVAIVFQNPESQFFAESLLADVMFGPRNLGAPDPEGAAAAALTAVGLDPEAFGPRSPFTLSGGEARRAAIAGALAMGAPYLLLDEPTAGLDARGRRDVLAAIEAERAKAGVVVVTHDPDEFLSSATRVLALEGGAPVFDGTATELMADPSDFEAAGLRLPDVVRTQVLARDRGARLATVEFDAPAAARVLLDAWRAGR is encoded by the coding sequence ATGGCCCTCGTAGCGCGGGATCTCGGATACACATACAGCGCCGGGGCAGACTATCGGGTGCGGGCACTCAGAGGAGTGAACCTCGAACTCGATCGCGGCGATGTGCTGGTGATCGCCGGCGCCACCGGCTCCGGCAAGTCCACGCTCCTTCGTCTTCTCGCAGGCCTTCTCGAGCCTGAGACGGGCGTCGTGGAGATCGACGGGGTGTCGCCCCGCTCGCGTAGCTCGCGCGGCCGGGTCGCGATCGTCTTCCAGAACCCGGAGTCGCAGTTCTTCGCCGAATCGCTGCTCGCAGACGTGATGTTCGGTCCCCGCAACCTGGGCGCGCCGGACCCGGAGGGCGCGGCCGCCGCGGCGCTCACGGCCGTTGGGCTCGACCCGGAAGCGTTCGGTCCGCGGTCGCCCTTCACCCTCTCGGGTGGCGAGGCGCGCCGGGCGGCCATCGCCGGAGCGCTCGCGATGGGCGCGCCATACCTGCTGCTTGACGAGCCCACCGCGGGACTCGACGCACGTGGCCGGCGCGACGTGCTCGCCGCCATCGAGGCCGAGCGGGCGAAGGCAGGCGTCGTGGTCGTCACGCACGACCCCGACGAGTTCCTGTCCTCGGCAACCCGCGTGCTCGCCCTGGAGGGCGGCGCACCCGTCTTCGACGGGACCGCGACGGAACTCATGGCCGATCCGTCCGACTTCGAAGCGGCGGGCCTGCGCCTGCCCGACGTGGTCCGGACGCAGGTCCTCGCGCGGGATCGCGGTGCACGCCTTGCGACCGTCGAGTTCGATGCCCCCGCGGCTGCACGGGTGCTGCTCGACGCCTGGAGGGCGGGCCGATGA
- a CDS encoding DNA-directed RNA polymerase subunit alpha: MTEFMRPKVSVDEIDARTARYVVEPLERGYGYTLGNSMRRVLLSSLTGAAATSIRIEGVQHEFSTIEGVREDVTDIVLNVKGLVFSDTGIGEGDAVATLAVSGPKTVTGADLKVPAEFTLTNPEHVIATLQKGAKLEMSIRVGVARGYVSADRNKRLDDPIGVITVDSIFTPVTRCTYVVENTRVGQRTDYDKLILEVETNGAISPADAVARAARIVNEHMTLFIEQAEGELPEGGIFESIPDEKDRVLDTPIEELDLTVRSYNCLKRQGVNSIGQLTECSEADLLNIRNFGAKSIEEVKDKLQAMGLGLAG; the protein is encoded by the coding sequence ATGACCGAGTTTATGAGGCCGAAGGTTTCCGTCGACGAGATCGACGCGCGGACCGCCCGCTATGTCGTCGAGCCGCTCGAGCGTGGGTATGGATACACGCTTGGCAACTCGATGCGCCGGGTGCTGCTGTCGTCGCTCACTGGCGCGGCTGCGACATCGATCCGCATCGAGGGTGTTCAGCACGAGTTCTCGACGATCGAGGGCGTCCGCGAGGACGTCACCGACATCGTCTTGAATGTGAAGGGCCTGGTCTTCAGCGACACGGGCATTGGCGAGGGCGACGCAGTCGCCACGCTCGCCGTGAGCGGTCCGAAGACGGTCACCGGTGCGGACCTGAAGGTCCCTGCCGAGTTCACGCTGACGAATCCCGAGCACGTCATCGCAACGCTGCAGAAGGGTGCCAAGCTCGAGATGAGCATCCGTGTCGGCGTCGCCCGCGGCTACGTGTCGGCCGACCGCAACAAACGTCTCGACGATCCGATCGGCGTCATCACCGTCGACTCGATCTTCACCCCGGTGACGCGGTGCACCTACGTCGTGGAGAACACGCGTGTGGGCCAGCGCACCGACTACGACAAGCTCATCCTCGAGGTGGAGACCAACGGCGCCATCTCGCCGGCCGATGCGGTGGCCCGTGCCGCCCGCATCGTCAACGAGCACATGACGCTCTTCATCGAGCAGGCCGAGGGCGAACTGCCCGAGGGTGGCATCTTCGAGTCGATCCCCGACGAGAAGGACCGCGTGCTCGACACCCCGATCGAGGAGCTGGACCTCACCGTCCGCTCGTACAACTGCCTGAAGCGCCAGGGCGTCAACAGCATCGGCCAGCTCACCGAGTGCAGCGAGGCCGATCTGCTGAACATCCGGAACTTCGGCGCCAAGTCGATCGAAGAAGTCAAAGACAAGCTCCAGGCCATGGGCCTGGGTCTCGCAGGCTAG
- a CDS encoding energy-coupling factor transporter ATPase — protein sequence MIELRDVRVMYPGAARPALDGVSLTVGAGESLAVLGPNGSGKSTLVRLMNALLLPSAGTVTVDGMDTTDEATVWDVRSRVGFVQQNPDNQIVGTVAEEDVAFGPENLGVPPVELRRRVDDALAAVGLTGLERREPHLLSEGQKQRLAIAGALAMDPAYLVLDEPTAMLDSAGRADVLAVLANLRERGVGIVHVTHHLEDVLSADRAIVLDEGRIAFTGSPLELAEDPSAAGRLGVDVPAVVVLARALRAGGISLPADALSAERIVDALWPS from the coding sequence GTGATCGAACTCCGCGACGTGCGCGTCATGTATCCGGGCGCGGCGCGTCCGGCACTCGACGGTGTCTCGCTCACCGTCGGCGCCGGTGAGTCCTTGGCGGTGCTCGGCCCAAACGGGTCCGGCAAGTCCACGCTCGTCCGATTGATGAATGCGCTGCTGTTGCCGTCGGCGGGCACGGTCACCGTCGACGGTATGGACACCACAGATGAGGCGACGGTGTGGGACGTTCGCTCGCGCGTTGGCTTCGTCCAACAGAACCCGGACAACCAGATCGTCGGCACGGTGGCCGAGGAGGATGTGGCCTTCGGGCCGGAGAACCTGGGCGTCCCGCCTGTCGAGCTCCGGCGACGCGTGGACGATGCACTCGCCGCGGTCGGGCTAACGGGTCTTGAGCGCCGTGAACCGCATCTGCTGTCCGAGGGTCAGAAGCAGCGGCTCGCGATCGCCGGGGCGCTTGCGATGGATCCGGCCTACCTCGTGCTCGACGAGCCGACGGCGATGCTCGATTCCGCGGGACGAGCCGACGTGCTCGCCGTGCTCGCTAACTTGAGGGAGCGCGGGGTGGGGATCGTCCACGTGACGCACCACCTGGAGGATGTCCTGTCGGCTGACCGTGCGATCGTTCTCGATGAAGGGCGCATCGCATTCACGGGGAGTCCGCTCGAGCTCGCCGAAGACCCAAGCGCTGCCGGGCGCCTCGGCGTGGACGTTCCGGCGGTTGTCGTGTTGGCCAGGGCACTGCGCGCAGGTGGCATCTCGCTCCCTGCTGACGCGCTCAGCGCCGAACGGATCGTGGATGCGCTATGGCCCTCGTAG
- the rpsM gene encoding 30S ribosomal protein S13, which produces MARISGVDLPREKRVEIGLTYIFGVGLTTSQQILRETGINPDTRVRNLTEEEVVRLREYIDRNLKVEGDLRREVSQNIKRLMEIGCYRGLRHRRGLPVRGQRTHTNARTRKGPRRQIGAKKKGK; this is translated from the coding sequence TTGGCACGCATTTCGGGAGTCGACCTCCCGCGCGAGAAGCGCGTTGAGATCGGCCTCACCTACATATTTGGAGTCGGGCTTACCACCTCGCAGCAGATCCTGCGCGAGACGGGTATCAACCCCGACACCCGCGTCCGGAACCTCACCGAAGAAGAGGTCGTCCGTCTGCGCGAGTACATCGACCGGAACCTCAAGGTCGAAGGTGACCTCCGCCGTGAGGTCAGCCAGAACATCAAGCGACTGATGGAGATCGGCTGCTATCGCGGCCTTCGTCACCGCAGGGGCCTTCCGGTCCGCGGGCAGCGCACACACACCAACGCGCGTACCCGCAAGGGTCCCCGCCGCCAGATCGGCGCGAAGAAGAAGGGCAAGTAG
- the rpsD gene encoding 30S ribosomal protein S4, which produces MARYTGADCRQCRREGEKLFLKGDRCYTDKCGIEKRPYPPGQAGKKRPRDSEYRLQLREKQKAKRIYGVLEKQFRTYYKLASRQPGITGENLLRLLETRLDNAVYRLGFASSRDEARQTVRHGHFTVDGRKVDIPSFRVRPGAVIAVAEKAKDMTAIKAALISSSKIEVPGWLEVDVEKLQGRVLSLPTREQIEAPIREQLIVELYSK; this is translated from the coding sequence ATGGCACGTTACACAGGGGCGGACTGCAGGCAGTGCCGCCGCGAAGGTGAGAAGCTCTTCCTGAAGGGCGATCGCTGCTATACCGACAAGTGTGGCATCGAGAAGCGCCCGTACCCGCCGGGCCAGGCCGGCAAGAAGCGTCCGCGTGACTCGGAGTATCGTCTGCAGCTCCGTGAGAAGCAGAAGGCCAAGCGCATCTACGGCGTTCTGGAGAAGCAGTTCCGAACGTACTACAAGCTGGCCAGCCGCCAGCCGGGCATCACCGGCGAGAACCTGCTGCGCCTGCTCGAGACGCGGCTGGACAATGCCGTATACCGCCTCGGCTTCGCATCGTCGCGTGACGAAGCGCGCCAGACGGTCCGCCACGGTCACTTCACCGTGGATGGTCGTAAGGTGGACATCCCGTCGTTCCGGGTGCGTCCGGGCGCCGTGATCGCCGTGGCCGAGAAGGCCAAGGACATGACCGCCATCAAGGCGGCCCTGATCTCGTCCTCGAAGATCGAGGTTCCGGGCTGGCTCGAGGTAGACGTGGAGAAGCTGCAGGGCCGCGTGCTCTCGCTGCCGACCCGCGAGCAGATCGAAGCTCCCATCCGCGAGCAGCTCATCGTCGAGCTGTACTCGAAGTAA